The proteins below are encoded in one region of Streptomyces ficellus:
- a CDS encoding L-aspartate oxidase: protein MTGIRLQAPAPGWAIDADVVVVGSGVAGLTAALRCTAAGLRTVVVTKARLDDGSTRWAQGGIAAALGDGDTPEQHLDDTLVAGAGLCDEEAVRLLVTEGPDAVRRLIDTGARFDTDAAGTIELTREGGHHRRRIAHAGGDATGAEISRALVDAVRDRAVRTIENALVLDLLTDADGRTAGVTLHVMGEGQHDGVGAVHAPAVVLATGGMGQVFSATTNPAVSTGDGVALALRAGAEVSDLEFVQFHPTVLFLGPDAQGQQPLVSEAVRGEGAHLVDADGVRFMAGQHELAELAPRDIVAKGIMRRMREQGARHMYLDARHFGADMWASRFPTILAACRAHGIDPVTEPIPVAPAAHYASGGVRTDLHGRTTVPGLYACGEVACTGVHGANRLASNSLLEGLVFAERIADDIAASPARAGDPVPHPAPTVLPLLDPDARARVQHVMTTGAGVLRSEASLADAAAALDAVYAEALNDGPDGNKAAEPGVESWETTNLLCVARVLVAAARRREETRGCHWREDRPDRDDADWRRHLVVRLGPDRTLDVRSTDTQDFPPTDADAPREP, encoded by the coding sequence ATGACCGGCATACGCCTCCAGGCCCCCGCCCCCGGCTGGGCCATCGACGCCGACGTCGTCGTGGTCGGCTCCGGGGTCGCGGGCCTGACCGCCGCACTGCGCTGCACGGCCGCCGGGCTGCGTACCGTCGTCGTCACCAAGGCCCGCCTCGACGACGGCTCCACCCGCTGGGCGCAGGGCGGCATCGCGGCGGCCCTCGGCGACGGCGACACCCCCGAACAGCACCTCGACGACACGCTCGTCGCCGGCGCGGGCCTGTGCGACGAGGAGGCCGTACGCCTGCTGGTCACCGAGGGCCCCGACGCGGTACGCCGCCTGATCGACACCGGCGCCCGCTTCGACACCGACGCGGCCGGCACCATCGAACTCACCCGCGAAGGCGGCCACCACCGCCGCCGCATCGCGCACGCGGGCGGCGACGCGACCGGCGCCGAGATCTCCCGCGCCCTCGTCGACGCCGTCCGCGACCGCGCCGTACGCACCATCGAGAACGCGCTCGTCCTCGACCTCCTCACCGACGCCGACGGCCGCACCGCCGGCGTCACCCTGCACGTCATGGGCGAGGGCCAGCACGACGGCGTCGGCGCCGTCCACGCGCCCGCCGTCGTCCTCGCCACCGGCGGCATGGGCCAGGTCTTCTCCGCCACCACCAACCCGGCCGTCTCCACCGGCGACGGCGTCGCCCTCGCGCTGCGCGCCGGCGCGGAGGTCAGCGACCTGGAGTTCGTCCAGTTCCACCCGACGGTCCTCTTCCTCGGACCGGACGCCCAGGGCCAGCAGCCGCTGGTCTCGGAGGCGGTACGCGGAGAGGGCGCCCACCTCGTCGACGCCGACGGCGTCCGGTTCATGGCCGGGCAGCACGAACTCGCCGAACTCGCCCCGCGCGACATCGTCGCCAAGGGCATCATGCGCCGCATGCGCGAACAGGGCGCCCGGCACATGTACCTGGACGCCCGGCACTTCGGCGCCGACATGTGGGCGTCCCGCTTCCCCACGATCCTCGCCGCCTGCCGCGCCCACGGCATCGACCCGGTCACCGAGCCCATCCCGGTCGCCCCCGCCGCCCACTACGCCTCCGGCGGCGTCCGCACCGACCTCCACGGCCGCACCACCGTGCCCGGCCTGTACGCCTGCGGCGAGGTCGCCTGCACGGGCGTCCACGGCGCGAACCGGCTCGCCTCCAACTCCCTCCTCGAGGGCCTCGTCTTCGCCGAGCGCATCGCCGACGACATCGCCGCCTCCCCGGCCCGCGCGGGCGACCCCGTACCGCACCCGGCGCCCACCGTCCTGCCGCTCCTCGACCCCGACGCCCGCGCCCGCGTCCAGCACGTCATGACCACCGGCGCCGGGGTGCTGCGCTCCGAGGCCAGCCTCGCCGACGCCGCAGCCGCCCTGGACGCCGTGTACGCCGAGGCGCTGAACGACGGCCCGGACGGGAACAAGGCCGCCGAGCCCGGTGTGGAGTCCTGGGAGACCACCAACCTGCTGTGCGTCGCCCGCGTCCTCGTCGCCGCCGCCCGCCGCCGCGAGGAGACCCGCGGCTGCCACTGGCGCGAGGACCGCCCCGACCGCGACGACGCCGACTGGCGCCGCCACCTCGTCGTACGCCTCGGCCCGGACCGGACCCTGGACGTCCGCTCCACCGACACCCAAGACTTCCCCCCGACCGACGCCGACGCCCCCAGGGAGCCGTAA
- the panC gene encoding pantoate--beta-alanine ligase, which translates to MSRDFALIPTRAELERTLEHAAPRGRTAVVMTMGALHDGHATLVRAARAHVGTEGYVVVTVFVNPLQFGAGEDLDRYPRTLEADLKTAEAAGANAVFAPSADEVYPGGAPQVRITAGPMGERLEGASRPGHFDGMLTVVAKLLHLTRPDVAFFGQKDAQQLALIRRMAQDLNFPVEIVGVPTVREPDGLALSSRNRYLAPGERRTALALSAALFAARDRLAAQAALLARAETLPASESRAEALSRLGEARAAADAHAVAAATPGGAHAVRAAARAVLDEAAKAEPPLRLDYLALVDPADFTEVRDDHTGEAILAVAAKVGTTRLIDNLPLTFGAPA; encoded by the coding sequence ATGAGCCGCGACTTCGCCCTGATCCCGACGCGCGCCGAGCTGGAGCGCACCCTCGAACACGCCGCGCCCCGCGGCCGCACCGCCGTCGTGATGACGATGGGCGCCCTCCACGACGGCCACGCCACCCTGGTCCGCGCCGCCCGCGCCCACGTCGGCACCGAGGGGTACGTCGTCGTCACCGTCTTCGTGAACCCGCTCCAGTTCGGCGCGGGCGAGGACCTCGACCGCTACCCGCGCACCCTGGAGGCCGACCTCAAGACCGCCGAGGCGGCCGGCGCCAACGCCGTGTTCGCCCCCTCCGCCGACGAGGTCTACCCCGGTGGCGCACCCCAGGTGCGGATCACGGCCGGACCCATGGGGGAGCGGCTGGAGGGCGCCTCGCGCCCCGGCCACTTCGACGGCATGCTCACCGTGGTCGCCAAGCTGCTGCACCTCACCCGCCCCGACGTGGCGTTCTTCGGCCAGAAGGACGCCCAGCAGCTCGCCCTGATCCGCCGCATGGCCCAGGACCTCAACTTCCCGGTCGAGATCGTCGGCGTCCCCACCGTGCGCGAACCCGACGGCCTCGCCCTCTCCAGCCGCAACCGGTACCTGGCGCCCGGCGAGCGCCGCACCGCCCTCGCCCTGTCGGCCGCGCTGTTCGCCGCCCGCGACCGGCTCGCCGCCCAGGCCGCGCTGCTCGCCCGGGCCGAGACGCTGCCCGCCTCCGAGAGCCGCGCCGAGGCCCTGTCCCGGCTCGGCGAGGCCCGCGCCGCCGCCGACGCCCACGCGGTGGCCGCCGCCACCCCCGGCGGCGCGCACGCGGTTCGCGCCGCCGCCCGCGCGGTACTCGACGAGGCGGCGAAGGCCGAACCGCCCCTGCGCCTCGACTACCTCGCGCTCGTGGACCCCGCCGACTTCACCGAGGTCCGGGACGACCACACCGGCGAGGCGATCCTCGCCGTCGCCGCGAAAGTCGGCACCACCCGGTTGATCGACAACCTCCCCCTCACCTTCGGAGCCCCCGCATGA
- a CDS encoding Rossmann-like and DUF2520 domain-containing protein, with amino-acid sequence MNPSSEARPARLAVGVVGAGRVGPALAAALQLAGHRPVAVSGVSDASRRRAAELLPGVPLVPPAQVLERAELVLLTVPDDALPGLVEGLAETGAVRPGQLLVHTSGRYGTAVLDPARRAGALPLALHPAMTFTGTGVDVQRLAGCSFGVTAPEELRLAAEALVIEMGGEPEWIEEAARPLYHAALALGANHLVTLVAQSMELLRQAGVAAPDRMLGPLLGAALDNALRSGDAALTGPVARGDAGTVAAHVAELRKHAPATVAGYLAMARTTADRALAHGLLKPELAEDLLGVLAEGDTGR; translated from the coding sequence GTGAACCCCTCCTCAGAAGCCCGCCCCGCCCGGCTCGCCGTCGGTGTCGTCGGCGCCGGCCGCGTGGGACCCGCCCTCGCCGCGGCGCTCCAGCTCGCCGGGCACCGGCCCGTCGCCGTCTCGGGCGTGTCCGACGCCTCCCGGCGCCGCGCCGCCGAGCTGCTGCCCGGCGTGCCGCTCGTGCCGCCCGCGCAGGTCCTGGAGCGCGCCGAGCTGGTCCTGCTCACCGTCCCGGACGACGCGCTGCCCGGCCTCGTCGAGGGCCTGGCCGAGACCGGGGCAGTCCGGCCCGGGCAGCTCCTGGTCCACACCTCCGGGCGGTACGGCACCGCCGTCCTCGACCCGGCCCGCCGCGCCGGCGCGCTCCCGCTCGCCCTGCACCCCGCCATGACGTTCACCGGCACGGGCGTCGACGTCCAGCGGCTGGCCGGCTGCTCCTTCGGCGTCACCGCCCCCGAGGAGCTGCGGCTGGCCGCCGAGGCGCTCGTCATCGAGATGGGCGGCGAACCCGAGTGGATCGAGGAAGCCGCCCGCCCGCTCTACCACGCGGCCCTCGCCCTGGGCGCGAACCACCTCGTCACCCTGGTGGCCCAGTCGATGGAGCTGCTGCGGCAGGCGGGCGTCGCCGCCCCCGACCGGATGCTCGGCCCGCTGCTGGGCGCCGCCCTCGACAACGCCCTGCGCTCCGGCGACGCCGCCCTCACCGGCCCCGTCGCGCGCGGCGACGCCGGCACCGTCGCCGCCCACGTGGCCGAGCTGCGCAAGCACGCGCCCGCCACCGTCGCCGGATACCTCGCCATGGCCCGTACGACCGCCGACCGCGCGCTCGCCCACGGCCTCCTCAAGCCCGAGCTCGCGGAGGACCTGCTGGGTGTCCTCGCGGAAGGAGACACCGGCCGATGA
- a CDS encoding DUF5937 family protein: MIIDITGVPPERIVFEPSPLAELGVALHALAEPGHHPGLHGWATATAAALKPDLADRLHEADFLWTTAFSDILMPYAGIRGGDGRTGATLAEELDLLDRLDEDRFVAAALEFTCSEQYAAAGGPPRPGRALELAASRGPRQLDFTRRMLADPAGVRAWLRRLFEDCDRAFFADTWRRVAPGLAADARHKTELLRRKGLPETLRAVSPAVALEVSQDGARQRIEVDKLANGRTSAADPAVGAGVTFVPTSFGWPHLMVLHAPGWRPVVHYPVGAPELPSPASVELLQRRMDALAHPMRMRLCRHLARSAYTTGELAETYGITPPEVSRHLAVLKKASLITTRRRGRYVLHQLDVAAVARIGSDFLETVLR, from the coding sequence GTGATCATCGACATCACGGGCGTGCCGCCCGAGCGCATCGTCTTCGAGCCGTCACCCCTCGCCGAGCTGGGCGTGGCGCTGCACGCGCTGGCCGAACCCGGCCACCACCCGGGGCTGCACGGCTGGGCGACCGCCACCGCCGCCGCCCTCAAACCGGACCTGGCCGACCGGCTGCACGAGGCGGACTTCCTCTGGACGACCGCGTTCTCCGACATCCTCATGCCGTACGCGGGCATCCGCGGCGGCGACGGGCGCACCGGCGCGACGCTCGCGGAGGAGCTGGACCTGCTGGACCGGCTGGACGAGGACCGGTTCGTGGCGGCCGCGCTGGAGTTCACCTGTTCCGAGCAGTACGCGGCGGCGGGCGGCCCGCCGCGTCCCGGGCGGGCGCTGGAGCTGGCCGCCAGCCGCGGGCCCCGGCAGCTGGACTTCACGCGCCGCATGCTCGCCGACCCGGCGGGCGTACGGGCCTGGCTGCGCCGGCTGTTCGAGGACTGCGACCGGGCGTTCTTCGCGGACACCTGGCGCCGGGTCGCGCCCGGCCTCGCCGCCGACGCCCGCCACAAGACGGAGCTGCTGCGCCGCAAGGGCCTGCCGGAGACGCTGCGCGCGGTGTCGCCCGCCGTGGCGCTGGAGGTCTCGCAGGACGGTGCCCGGCAGCGCATCGAGGTGGACAAGCTCGCCAACGGCCGGACCAGCGCCGCGGACCCGGCCGTCGGGGCGGGCGTGACGTTCGTGCCGACCAGTTTCGGCTGGCCGCACCTGATGGTGCTGCACGCCCCGGGCTGGCGCCCCGTCGTGCACTATCCGGTCGGCGCCCCCGAGCTGCCGAGCCCCGCCTCGGTGGAGCTGCTGCAACGGCGCATGGACGCGCTGGCCCACCCGATGCGGATGCGCTTGTGCCGGCACCTGGCGCGCTCGGCGTACACGACGGGCGAGCTGGCGGAGACGTACGGCATCACCCCGCCGGAGGTCTCGCGCCACCTGGCGGTGCTGAAGAAGGCGTCCCTGATCACCACCCGCCGGCGCGGCCGGTACGTCCTCCACCAGCTGGACGTGGCGGCGGTGGCGCGCATCGGCAGCGACTTCCTGGAGACGGTGCTGCGCTGA
- a CDS encoding response regulator, whose translation MSIRVMLVDDQVLLRTGFRMVLAAQPDMEVVAEAGDGAEAIDVLRSTAVDVVLMDVRMPRLDGVEATRRICAGPQAPKVLILTTFDLDEYAFSGLKAGASGFMLKDVPPGELLSAIRSVHSGDAVVAPSTTRRLLDRFSPMLPATGTEPRDKTLEKLTEREREVMMLVAQGLSNGEIAARLVLSEATVKTHVGRILTKLALRDRVQVVVLAYETGLVRAGGGAA comes from the coding sequence ATGTCCATCCGCGTGATGCTCGTCGACGACCAGGTCCTGCTGCGGACCGGCTTCCGCATGGTGCTCGCCGCCCAGCCGGACATGGAGGTCGTCGCGGAGGCGGGCGACGGGGCCGAGGCCATCGACGTCCTGCGCTCCACCGCGGTCGACGTCGTCCTCATGGACGTGCGCATGCCCCGGCTCGACGGCGTGGAGGCGACCCGCCGCATCTGCGCCGGGCCGCAGGCGCCCAAGGTGCTGATCCTCACCACCTTCGACCTCGACGAGTACGCGTTCTCCGGGCTCAAGGCGGGCGCCAGCGGCTTCATGCTGAAGGACGTGCCGCCCGGCGAGCTGCTCAGCGCGATCCGCTCCGTGCACAGCGGCGACGCGGTCGTCGCGCCGTCCACCACCCGCCGTCTCCTGGACCGCTTCTCGCCGATGCTGCCCGCGACCGGCACCGAGCCGCGCGACAAGACGCTGGAGAAGCTGACCGAGCGGGAGCGCGAGGTCATGATGCTGGTCGCCCAGGGCCTGTCGAACGGCGAGATCGCCGCCCGGCTGGTCCTCTCCGAGGCCACGGTCAAGACCCACGTGGGCCGCATCCTCACCAAGCTGGCGCTGCGGGACCGCGTGCAGGTGGTGGTCCTGGCGTACGAGACGGGCCTCGTCCGGGCCGGGGGCGGCGCGGCCTGA
- a CDS encoding sensor histidine kinase — protein MQRLYDFLRRHPTGVDSFWAVMLLGFSSLWVVQAPEGAEPRLLAAGIVLLLCLALALRRRAPEKALLLTAVLGVAQLALDIQVNPADFAMLVVIYTVAAQSDGSRWARRFALVGGLCAAPLAQLRWPEPNISTAGTVFITVVMIVPFVLAWVLGDSMRTRRAYFAQLEERASRLEREREAQSKVAVAAERARIARELHDVVAHNVSVMVVQADGAAYVLDASPDQAKQALETISTTGRQALAEMRRLLGILRTGEPQDSEDYVPQPDVQQIEDLVEQVRTAGLTVDFRVEGTPRPLPSGVELTAYRIVQEALTNTRKHGGPDAGASVRLVYFDDGLGLLVEDDGRGAAHELYEDGGADGRGHGLIGMRERVGMVGGTLDAGPRPGGGFRVSALLPLKPAH, from the coding sequence GTGCAGCGTCTCTATGACTTCCTCCGCAGACACCCCACGGGCGTCGACAGTTTCTGGGCTGTGATGCTCCTCGGGTTCTCCTCGCTGTGGGTGGTCCAGGCCCCGGAAGGTGCCGAACCGCGCCTCCTGGCCGCGGGGATCGTGCTGCTGCTCTGCCTCGCCCTGGCACTGCGCCGCCGCGCGCCCGAGAAGGCGCTGCTGCTCACCGCGGTCCTGGGCGTCGCCCAGCTGGCCCTCGACATCCAGGTCAACCCGGCCGACTTCGCCATGCTCGTCGTGATCTACACGGTCGCGGCGCAGAGCGACGGCTCGCGCTGGGCGCGGCGGTTCGCGCTCGTCGGCGGCCTGTGCGCGGCGCCGCTCGCGCAGCTGCGGTGGCCGGAGCCGAACATCTCCACCGCCGGCACGGTCTTCATCACCGTCGTGATGATCGTGCCGTTCGTCCTCGCCTGGGTGCTCGGCGACTCGATGCGCACCCGCCGCGCCTACTTCGCGCAGCTGGAGGAGCGCGCCTCCCGCCTGGAACGCGAGCGGGAGGCCCAGTCCAAGGTCGCCGTCGCCGCCGAGCGCGCCCGCATCGCCCGGGAGCTGCACGACGTCGTCGCGCACAACGTGTCCGTCATGGTCGTCCAGGCCGACGGCGCCGCCTACGTCCTCGACGCCTCGCCCGACCAGGCGAAACAGGCCCTGGAGACCATCTCGACCACCGGCCGCCAGGCGCTCGCCGAGATGCGCCGGCTGCTGGGCATCCTGCGCACCGGTGAGCCGCAGGACTCCGAGGACTACGTGCCCCAGCCCGACGTCCAGCAGATCGAGGACCTCGTCGAACAGGTCCGTACCGCCGGTCTGACCGTCGACTTCAGGGTCGAGGGCACCCCGCGCCCGCTGCCCAGCGGCGTCGAACTCACCGCGTACCGCATCGTCCAGGAGGCGCTGACCAACACCCGCAAGCACGGCGGCCCCGACGCGGGGGCGAGCGTGCGGCTGGTGTACTTCGACGACGGCCTCGGGCTGCTCGTCGAGGACGACGGGCGCGGCGCGGCGCACGAACTGTACGAGGACGGGGGCGCCGACGGCCGGGGCCACGGCCTGATCGGCATGCGGGAGCGGGTCGGTATGGTCGGCGGCACCCTGGACGCCGGGCCCCGGCCGGGCGGCGGCTTCCGGGTCAGCGCCCTGCTCCCGCTCAAGCCCGCCCACTGA
- a CDS encoding SAM-dependent methyltransferase — protein MPVNDETCQRGPSRGGQWRGWRTATEAALYGPDGFYLRPEGPAGHFRTSVHASPLFAGAVTRLLAEVARELGTDDIALVDMGAGRGELLGGVLAAAPAGLRVRAYAVERAARPEGLDPRITWVAEPPAGVRGLLFANEWLDNVPVDVAQQDESGTARYVEVAPDGTERLGAPVAGADAAWLARWWPLREPGERAEIGRPRDEAWSRAVGTLAAGLAVAVDYAHVAAARPPFGTLTGFRAGREVPPVPDGSCDITAHVALDACAAAGAFAAVRASGGPTDAAPGGEGGRAGAELVGAAPVGAELLTQREALGRLGVSGGRPPLDLARTDPAGYVRALARAGEAAELTARGGLGDFTWLLQRVPGEGYCPA, from the coding sequence GTGCCCGTGAATGATGAGACGTGTCAACGCGGCCCGTCGCGGGGCGGTCAGTGGCGCGGCTGGCGGACGGCGACCGAGGCGGCTCTGTACGGGCCGGACGGCTTCTACCTGCGGCCCGAGGGGCCGGCGGGCCACTTCCGCACGTCCGTGCACGCCTCGCCGCTGTTCGCCGGGGCGGTGACCCGGCTCCTGGCGGAGGTCGCGCGGGAGCTGGGCACCGACGACATCGCCCTGGTCGACATGGGCGCCGGCCGGGGCGAACTGCTCGGCGGGGTGCTGGCCGCCGCGCCCGCGGGGCTTCGCGTACGGGCGTACGCCGTCGAGCGCGCCGCCCGGCCCGAGGGCCTCGACCCGCGCATCACATGGGTCGCCGAGCCGCCGGCGGGGGTGCGGGGCCTGCTGTTCGCGAACGAGTGGCTGGACAACGTGCCGGTGGACGTGGCGCAGCAGGACGAGTCGGGCACGGCCCGGTACGTGGAGGTGGCGCCCGACGGCACGGAGCGGCTGGGCGCCCCGGTGGCGGGCGCGGACGCCGCGTGGCTGGCCCGCTGGTGGCCGCTGCGCGAGCCGGGGGAACGCGCCGAGATCGGCCGGCCCCGCGACGAGGCGTGGTCCCGCGCCGTCGGCACCCTCGCGGCGGGCCTCGCGGTGGCGGTCGACTACGCCCACGTGGCCGCCGCCCGCCCCCCGTTCGGCACCCTCACCGGCTTCCGCGCCGGCCGGGAGGTCCCTCCGGTACCGGACGGCTCGTGCGACATCACCGCGCACGTGGCGCTGGACGCCTGCGCGGCGGCGGGCGCGTTTGCCGCGGTACGGGCCAGCGGGGGTCCGACTGACGCGGCACCCGGCGGCGAAGGCGGGCGCGCCGGGGCCGAGCTGGTCGGGGCCGCGCCGGTCGGGGCCGAGCTGCTCACCCAGCGGGAGGCGCTCGGGCGGCTGGGGGTGAGCGGGGGGCGGCCGCCGCTCGACCTGGCCCGGACGGACCCGGCCGGATACGTACGGGCCCTCGCGCGCGCCGGGGAGGCCGCCGAGCTGACGGCGCGGGGCGGGCTCGGGGACTTCACCTGGCTGCTCCAGCGCGTGCCCGGGGAGGGATACTGTCCGGCATGA
- a CDS encoding NADH-quinone oxidoreductase subunit D, producing MTETTVGIGGAAESTDMVLNIGPQHPSTHGVLRLRLVLDGEVIRHAEPVVGYMHRGAEKLFEARDYRQIIMLANRHDWLSAFSNELGVVMAVERMLGMEVPERAVWTRTLLAELNRVLNHLMFLGSYPLELGGITPIFHAFREREDLQHVMEEVSGGRMHYMFNRVGGLKEDLPAGWLGRARAAVAEVRSRMDVYDRLVLGNEIFRGRTRGVGVLSQEIVHAYGVSGPIARASGVDFDLRRDEPYLAYGDLQEVLEVVTRTEGDCLARFECLLAQTHNALDLADACLDRIADLPPGPINQRLPKVLKAPEGHTYAWTENPLGLNGYYLVSKGEKTPYRLKLRSASYNNIQALVELLPGTLVADMVAILGSFFFVVGDIDK from the coding sequence ATGACGGAGACCACGGTCGGCATCGGCGGTGCCGCGGAGAGCACCGACATGGTGCTGAACATCGGACCCCAGCACCCCTCCACGCACGGCGTGCTGCGCCTCCGCCTCGTCCTGGACGGCGAGGTGATCCGGCACGCCGAGCCGGTCGTCGGCTACATGCACCGCGGCGCGGAGAAGTTGTTCGAGGCGCGCGACTACCGCCAGATCATCATGCTGGCGAACCGCCACGACTGGCTGTCGGCGTTCTCCAACGAGCTCGGCGTGGTCATGGCCGTCGAGCGGATGCTCGGCATGGAGGTTCCGGAGCGTGCCGTCTGGACCCGCACCCTGCTCGCCGAGCTGAACCGGGTCCTCAACCACTTGATGTTCCTCGGCTCGTACCCCCTGGAGCTGGGCGGGATCACCCCGATCTTCCACGCCTTCCGGGAGCGGGAGGACCTCCAGCACGTGATGGAGGAGGTCTCGGGCGGCCGGATGCACTACATGTTCAACCGGGTCGGCGGCCTCAAGGAGGACCTCCCGGCCGGCTGGCTGGGCCGGGCCCGGGCCGCGGTGGCCGAGGTCCGCTCCCGCATGGACGTGTACGACCGGCTCGTCCTCGGCAACGAAATCTTCCGGGGCCGTACGCGCGGAGTGGGCGTGCTGTCGCAGGAGATCGTGCACGCGTACGGCGTGAGCGGCCCGATCGCCCGCGCCTCCGGCGTCGACTTCGACCTGCGCCGTGACGAGCCCTACCTGGCGTACGGGGACCTCCAGGAGGTCCTGGAGGTCGTCACCCGCACCGAGGGCGACTGCCTGGCCCGGTTCGAGTGCCTGCTGGCTCAGACGCACAACGCGCTGGACCTCGCGGACGCCTGCCTGGACCGGATCGCGGACCTGCCGCCCGGCCCGATCAACCAGCGGCTGCCGAAGGTCCTCAAGGCACCCGAGGGGCACACGTACGCCTGGACCGAGAACCCGCTGGGGCTCAACGGCTACTACCTGGTCTCCAAGGGCGAGAAGACGCCCTACCGGCTCAAGCTCCGCTCGGCGTCCTACAACAACATCCAGGCGCTGGTGGAGCTGCTGCCCGGGACGCTGGTCGCCGACATGGTGGCGATCCTCGGGTCGTTCTTCTTCGTCGTCGGCGACATCGACAAGTAG
- a CDS encoding ABC transporter substrate-binding protein: MSRNSAMAGAVLGVVALTGGLAACGGGQSLEERGGSDTSSSGGGGKGTLVVGSAGFTEANVLAELYAQVLKDAGFATSIKTVENRELYEPALEKGEIDVVPEYAATLAEFLNAKVNGPKAVEEKPVASSDVTATVTALEKLAGPRGLKVLPAGEAVDQNAFAVTREFAEKNKLKTLSDLGASGLKVKIAAGDECEIRPFCAPGLKKTYGVDVAGIDPKGVGTTQAKQAVKDGTDQLVLTTTTDATLDAFGLVLLEDDKKLQNADNVLPVVHAKDAGSAEVATALNKITKTLTTEDLVELNKKVDAERAKPADVAKAYLESKGLIGK; encoded by the coding sequence ATGAGCAGGAACTCGGCGATGGCGGGTGCGGTACTGGGCGTGGTGGCCCTCACCGGCGGGCTGGCGGCCTGCGGGGGCGGCCAGAGCCTGGAGGAGCGGGGCGGGTCGGACACCTCGTCGTCCGGTGGTGGCGGCAAGGGCACGCTGGTCGTCGGGTCGGCGGGATTCACCGAGGCCAATGTGCTCGCCGAGCTGTACGCGCAGGTGCTGAAGGACGCCGGATTCGCCACGTCCATCAAGACCGTGGAGAACCGCGAGCTGTACGAACCGGCCCTCGAGAAGGGCGAGATCGACGTCGTCCCGGAATACGCGGCCACGCTGGCGGAATTCCTGAACGCCAAGGTGAACGGCCCGAAGGCGGTCGAGGAGAAGCCGGTCGCCTCCAGTGATGTCACCGCCACCGTCACCGCGCTGGAGAAGCTCGCCGGGCCTCGCGGACTGAAGGTGCTCCCGGCCGGTGAGGCGGTCGATCAGAACGCCTTCGCCGTGACCAGGGAATTCGCCGAGAAGAACAAGCTCAAGACGCTTTCGGACCTTGGCGCTTCCGGGCTGAAGGTGAAGATCGCGGCCGGGGACGAATGCGAGATACGGCCGTTCTGCGCGCCGGGGCTGAAGAAGACGTACGGCGTCGACGTGGCGGGCATCGACCCCAAGGGCGTGGGGACGACCCAGGCCAAGCAGGCCGTGAAGGACGGCACCGACCAGCTCGTCCTCACGACCACGACCGACGCGACGCTGGACGCCTTCGGGCTGGTGCTGCTGGAGGACGACAAGAAGCTCCAGAACGCCGACAACGTGCTGCCGGTCGTCCACGCGAAGGACGCCGGATCGGCGGAGGTCGCCACGGCCCTCAACAAGATCACCAAGACCCTCACCACCGAGGACCTGGTGGAGTTGAACAAGAAGGTCGACGCCGAGCGGGCGAAACCGGCGGACGTGGCCAAGGCTTACCTGGAGTCCAAGGGACTGATCGGGAAGTAA
- a CDS encoding ABC transporter permease has protein sequence MGAVTDAWTWLTTGANWQGESGVWHRLAEHLWFSGVCLAVSCLLALPLALWLGHIGRGGALAVNVSNVGRAVPTLAVLVLLTLTPLGRHGDLPTIIALVLFAVPPLLTNAYVGMREVDRAVVEAARGMGMSGGQVFRRVELPLAYPLVMTGLRTATVQVIATATLAAMAGGGGLGRIITAGFNTDDTAQVVAGALVVGVLALLAEGLLVVAGRVCDPMRATRRAH, from the coding sequence ATGGGCGCGGTGACCGATGCCTGGACGTGGCTGACGACCGGGGCGAACTGGCAGGGCGAGAGCGGGGTCTGGCACCGGCTCGCCGAGCACCTGTGGTTCAGCGGCGTGTGCCTGGCCGTGTCGTGCTTGCTCGCCCTGCCGCTCGCGCTGTGGCTCGGCCACATCGGGCGGGGCGGCGCGCTCGCGGTCAACGTCTCCAACGTGGGACGGGCGGTGCCCACGCTGGCGGTGCTGGTGCTGCTGACGCTCACCCCGCTGGGCAGGCACGGCGACCTCCCGACGATCATCGCGCTCGTGCTGTTCGCCGTGCCGCCGCTGCTCACCAACGCGTATGTGGGGATGCGTGAGGTGGACCGGGCGGTCGTCGAGGCGGCTCGCGGGATGGGGATGTCCGGCGGCCAGGTGTTCCGCCGGGTGGAGCTGCCCCTCGCGTACCCCCTGGTGATGACGGGTCTGCGGACGGCGACCGTGCAGGTGATCGCCACCGCGACGCTCGCGGCGATGGCCGGCGGGGGTGGACTGGGCCGGATCATCACCGCCGGTTTCAACACGGACGACACCGCGCAGGTGGTCGCGGGGGCGCTGGTGGTCGGCGTGCTCGCCCTGCTGGCCGAGGGCCTCCTGGTGGTGGCGGGCCGGGTGTGCGACCCGATGCGGGCGACCCGGCGCGCCCACTGA